A genomic region of Rhodococcus pyridinivorans contains the following coding sequences:
- a CDS encoding FMN-binding glutamate synthase family protein, producing the protein MGRSKMLGIPAAAAAAVGAYDLVQKRHSLLRNFPILGHGRYLLESLGPELRQYITTNNNEERPFNRDQRRWIYASSKNVTNTFGFGSDNDIEYTDGYTIIKHRTFSDLPPSSAPHGGDKVSLPSAKVLGAARGRTRAFRPESFVNISAMSFGSLSGAAVEALNRGAGTAGCLQNTGEGGLTTYHRNGGELIFQIGTGYFGCRDEDGHFDLARLKRVVESAPVRALEIKLSQGAKPGLGGLLPGAKVTPEIAEVRGIPVGKDCVSPSRHTEFHDIDSLLDWVELLAAETGLPVGIKSAVGDTTFWDELTRQMSETDRGVDFVTIDGGEGGTGAAPLVFADAVSLPFRSGFARVYATFAEAGLTDDVTFIGAGKLGLPDNAVVAMALGCDMVNVAREPMFSIGCIQAQKCHTDRCPTGVATQNRWLTRGLDVPTKADRVADYIEALRRDVFKIAQATGVAHPGLITVDDIEIADGNRRAVTLRELYGYRDGWGLPSQADREEITRLMTAEAVTTPGGTEESTATS; encoded by the coding sequence ATGGGACGGTCGAAAATGCTCGGAATCCCGGCCGCTGCGGCGGCCGCTGTCGGTGCCTACGATCTTGTGCAGAAGCGACATTCGCTGCTACGCAACTTCCCGATTCTCGGGCACGGTCGCTATCTGCTGGAGTCGCTGGGACCCGAACTGCGGCAGTACATCACGACGAACAACAACGAGGAACGGCCGTTCAACCGCGATCAGCGCCGGTGGATATACGCTTCGTCGAAGAACGTCACCAACACCTTCGGATTCGGCAGCGACAACGACATCGAGTACACCGACGGGTACACGATCATCAAGCACCGCACGTTCTCGGACCTGCCGCCGTCGAGTGCCCCTCACGGGGGCGACAAGGTGTCGCTCCCGTCCGCGAAGGTGCTCGGCGCTGCCCGGGGACGTACCCGTGCCTTCCGTCCCGAGTCGTTCGTCAACATCTCGGCGATGAGCTTCGGTTCGCTGTCCGGTGCCGCCGTGGAAGCACTCAACCGGGGTGCCGGGACGGCCGGATGCCTGCAGAACACCGGTGAAGGCGGCCTGACGACGTACCACCGCAACGGCGGAGAATTGATCTTCCAGATCGGCACCGGCTATTTCGGGTGCCGCGACGAGGACGGACACTTCGACCTCGCACGACTGAAGCGGGTCGTCGAATCGGCACCCGTGCGTGCCCTGGAGATCAAACTCAGCCAAGGCGCCAAGCCCGGACTGGGCGGATTGCTACCCGGAGCCAAGGTCACCCCGGAGATCGCCGAGGTCCGTGGAATCCCCGTCGGCAAGGACTGCGTGAGCCCGTCGCGGCACACGGAGTTCCACGACATCGACAGCCTGCTCGACTGGGTCGAACTGCTCGCAGCCGAAACGGGACTTCCCGTGGGGATCAAGTCCGCCGTGGGCGACACGACCTTCTGGGACGAACTCACACGCCAGATGAGCGAGACCGACCGCGGAGTCGACTTCGTCACCATCGACGGCGGCGAAGGTGGAACCGGCGCTGCACCATTGGTGTTCGCCGACGCCGTATCGCTTCCGTTCCGCAGCGGCTTCGCGCGGGTCTACGCGACATTCGCCGAAGCCGGCTTGACCGACGACGTCACCTTCATCGGTGCCGGCAAACTCGGCCTGCCCGACAACGCGGTGGTGGCGATGGCACTCGGATGCGACATGGTCAACGTCGCCCGCGAACCGATGTTCTCGATCGGATGCATCCAGGCGCAGAAATGCCATACCGACCGGTGCCCCACCGGAGTGGCGACGCAGAACCGTTGGCTCACCCGAGGACTCGACGTCCCGACCAAGGCCGACCGCGTCGCCGACTACATCGAAGCCCTCCGCCGCGACGTGTTCAAGATCGCGCAGGCGACGGGTGTGGCGCATCCCGGCCTCATCACTGTCGACGACATCGAGATCGCCGACGGCAATCGACGCGCCGTCACCCTGCGGGAGCTGTACGGCTACCGAGACGGGTGGGGACTGCCGTCGCAGGCGGACCGGGAGGAGATCACGCGTCTGATGACCGCGGAAGCGGTGACGACACCGGGTGGGACGGAGGAGTCGACGGCGACCTCGTAA
- a CDS encoding FdhF/YdeP family oxidoreductase, with protein sequence MRNRDRRADYDEGDLEVEDRKKAAAGVTGVAVAVKRSLEQMGLVRSVEALLELNQAEGFDCPSCAWPDPDPGHRKIAEFCENGAKAVAEEGTKRRADPSFFARYSIAELAEHSELWLGKQGRITHPMVKRPGATHYTPIEWDEAFTLIGEQLKSLDSPDQATFYTSGRASNEAAFVYQLFARAFGTNNLPDCSNMCHESTSIALQESIGIGKASVTLDDVHYAELIILQGQNPGTNHPRMLTALEEAKQNGAKILTINPLREAGLVNFRNPQTPRGVLGRGTDLSDLHLSIKVNGDLALLQAFGSLLVEWDALDHDFVQSRTRGFDEWVEHVRDIDWDEVVAATGLSRQQITEAAQMLRRSKATVFCWAMGLTQHRNAVATIKEICNLAFAQGNIGKRGAGLMPVRGHSNVQGDRTMGIWERAPQSFLDAVEKEFGFDPPRENGYDTVDSIKAMRDGKVRFFLGLGGNFVQAAPDTAVTAEAMAGIDMTVHISTKPNRSHLVCGRTALILPTLGRTDKDVQASGPQFVSVEDTTCAVHASRGPLKPPSEHVRSEVAIITGIAEATLGDRYGIDWKAMRDDYANIRSRISRVVPGCEGYEVNVRRPGGFILPHPPRDTRSFETDSGKAEFAVSPVEVVQVPPGHLLLQTMRSHDQFNTTIYGLSDRYRGIEGGRRVVFMHRDDIAALGFDDGDFVDLFTRWDGDDRERCATRFRIVEYDLPRGSAAAYYPETNPLVPLDSTALKSNCPTYKSIVISLTPAGSRDDECPDVLGTAPAGSDWSHKTTPEPKHLS encoded by the coding sequence ATGCGGAACCGTGACCGGCGGGCCGACTACGACGAAGGCGACCTCGAGGTCGAAGACCGGAAGAAGGCCGCAGCGGGTGTCACCGGCGTCGCCGTGGCGGTGAAGCGATCCCTCGAGCAGATGGGGCTGGTGCGTTCGGTCGAGGCACTGCTCGAGTTGAACCAGGCCGAAGGGTTCGACTGCCCGAGTTGCGCGTGGCCCGATCCCGACCCCGGTCATCGCAAGATCGCCGAGTTCTGCGAGAACGGCGCCAAGGCCGTCGCCGAGGAGGGCACCAAGCGACGTGCCGACCCGAGCTTCTTCGCCAGGTACAGCATCGCGGAACTGGCCGAGCACAGCGAGCTGTGGCTCGGCAAGCAGGGCCGCATCACGCATCCGATGGTCAAGCGGCCCGGCGCCACGCACTACACCCCGATCGAGTGGGACGAGGCCTTCACCCTCATCGGTGAACAGCTGAAGTCGCTGGACAGCCCCGATCAGGCCACCTTCTACACGTCCGGACGGGCATCGAACGAAGCGGCCTTCGTGTACCAGCTGTTCGCGCGGGCGTTCGGGACCAACAATCTGCCCGACTGCTCGAACATGTGCCACGAGTCCACGAGCATCGCGCTGCAGGAGTCGATCGGCATCGGCAAGGCCAGCGTCACGCTCGACGATGTGCACTACGCCGAGCTGATCATCCTGCAGGGGCAGAACCCCGGCACCAACCACCCGCGCATGCTCACCGCACTCGAAGAGGCCAAGCAGAACGGCGCGAAGATCCTGACGATCAACCCGCTGCGCGAAGCGGGGCTGGTCAACTTCCGGAACCCGCAGACACCGCGCGGGGTGCTCGGTCGGGGAACGGATCTGTCCGACCTGCATCTGTCGATCAAGGTGAATGGCGACCTCGCGCTGTTGCAGGCGTTCGGGTCGCTGCTCGTCGAATGGGACGCGCTCGACCACGACTTCGTGCAGAGCCGCACCCGGGGATTCGACGAATGGGTCGAACACGTCCGGGACATCGACTGGGACGAGGTGGTCGCCGCGACCGGCCTGTCGCGTCAGCAGATCACCGAGGCTGCGCAGATGCTGCGACGCTCGAAGGCAACGGTCTTCTGCTGGGCCATGGGCCTGACTCAACACCGCAACGCGGTCGCGACCATCAAGGAGATCTGCAATCTCGCATTCGCGCAGGGCAACATCGGTAAGCGCGGCGCCGGCCTCATGCCCGTGCGCGGACACTCGAACGTCCAGGGCGACCGCACGATGGGGATCTGGGAACGCGCACCGCAGAGTTTCCTCGACGCGGTCGAGAAGGAGTTCGGTTTCGATCCTCCTCGTGAGAACGGTTACGACACGGTCGATTCGATCAAGGCGATGCGCGACGGCAAGGTGCGGTTCTTCCTCGGCCTCGGCGGCAACTTCGTGCAGGCGGCACCCGACACCGCTGTCACCGCGGAGGCGATGGCAGGTATCGACATGACGGTGCACATCTCGACGAAACCCAATCGTTCCCATCTGGTCTGCGGCAGAACGGCATTGATCCTCCCTACGCTCGGGCGTACCGACAAGGACGTCCAGGCCTCGGGACCGCAGTTCGTGTCGGTCGAGGACACGACGTGCGCGGTCCACGCCTCCCGAGGACCGCTGAAACCGCCCAGCGAGCACGTGCGTTCGGAGGTCGCGATCATCACGGGCATCGCCGAGGCCACGCTCGGCGACCGCTACGGGATCGACTGGAAGGCGATGCGCGACGACTACGCGAACATCCGCTCGCGCATCTCCCGCGTCGTCCCGGGTTGTGAAGGGTACGAGGTCAATGTCCGGCGTCCGGGAGGGTTCATCCTGCCGCATCCGCCCCGCGACACCCGAAGCTTCGAGACCGATTCGGGTAAAGCGGAATTCGCCGTCTCGCCGGTGGAGGTGGTTCAGGTCCCGCCGGGGCATCTGTTGCTGCAGACGATGCGCAGTCACGACCAGTTCAACACCACCATCTACGGCCTCAGCGACCGCTACCGCGGCATCGAGGGCGGCCGTCGCGTCGTGTTCATGCACCGGGACGACATCGCCGCACTGGGTTTCGACGACGGAGACTTCGTCGACCTGTTCACACGATGGGACGGCGACGACCGCGAACGGTGCGCCACGAGGTTCCGGATCGTCGAGTACGACCTGCCGAGGGGAAGTGCGGCCGCCTACTATCCGGAGACCAACCCTCTCGTCCCGCTCGATTCGACTGCACTGAAGAGCAACTGCCCCACCTACAAGTCGATCGTGATCTCCCTGACGCCCGCCGGAAGTCGCGACGACGAGTGCCCGGATGTGCTCGGAACCGCGCCCGCGGGATCGGACTGGTCGCACAAGACGACCCCGGAGCCGAAGCACCTGTCCTGA
- a CDS encoding MBL fold metallo-hydrolase encodes MRTPGGWGEANTGLVVAPGTASLVVDTAWDVAWAQRIAEAQAPLVADAPITDAVNTHSDGDHWWGNDTLPPDARITTSAAALDGMREDLPPRALTVLAGTGSLIRRVPGPIGAAGAYMARVRGGARFPRRTPRMPDTTFATATSLDIGGRTIELEQLGPCHTAGDLVVRVADAGVVFTGDLLFIGSTPILWHGPLDNWLSALDRLLGWDAAVYVPGHGPTCGAAEIRALRDYWLWLRDAAQDHHRAGLTPLETARKLLLTKDFDAWRHWESPERIALSLSTLFDQWNGNPPAPPTVRRRAAAFVTAETLLREGAFEAS; translated from the coding sequence GTGCGCACCCCGGGCGGTTGGGGTGAGGCCAACACCGGGTTGGTCGTCGCACCGGGAACGGCGTCGCTGGTCGTCGATACCGCATGGGACGTCGCATGGGCGCAGCGCATCGCCGAGGCGCAGGCACCGCTGGTCGCCGATGCTCCGATCACCGACGCGGTGAACACCCACAGCGACGGTGACCACTGGTGGGGCAACGACACGCTGCCGCCCGACGCGCGGATCACCACCAGCGCCGCCGCACTGGACGGGATGCGCGAGGATCTCCCACCGCGCGCCCTCACCGTGCTGGCCGGCACGGGCTCCCTGATCCGGCGCGTCCCCGGCCCCATCGGTGCGGCCGGTGCCTACATGGCGCGGGTCCGCGGCGGTGCCCGATTCCCGCGCCGCACCCCGCGGATGCCCGACACGACCTTCGCGACCGCCACCTCACTGGACATCGGTGGTCGCACGATCGAACTCGAGCAACTCGGACCGTGCCACACGGCCGGCGACCTCGTCGTCCGCGTGGCCGATGCCGGGGTCGTCTTCACCGGCGACCTGCTGTTCATCGGGTCGACGCCGATCCTGTGGCACGGCCCGCTCGACAACTGGTTGTCGGCGCTCGACCGTCTGCTCGGCTGGGACGCCGCGGTGTACGTGCCCGGACACGGACCGACCTGCGGTGCGGCGGAGATCCGAGCACTGCGCGACTACTGGCTGTGGCTGCGCGATGCCGCCCAGGATCATCACCGGGCCGGACTCACCCCGCTCGAAACAGCACGGAAACTCTTGCTCACGAAAGATTTCGATGCGTGGCGTCACTGGGAGTCGCCGGAGCGCATCGCACTGAGCCTGAGCACCCTGTTCGACCAGTGGAACGGCAACCCACCGGCACCGCCCACCGTGAGGCGACGCGCTGCGGCCTTCGTGACGGCCGAAACACTGCTGCGCGAAGGAGCATTCGAGGCGTCCTGA
- a CDS encoding TspO/MBR family protein, translating into MRLSTVLATAAATTTTAIVGSIASQDTDSRWYRKLRKPGFQPPAAAFPIVWTALYADIAVTSAVAIDEYTDADDYAGRRNYIAALATNLVLNASWSWVFFKWHRLMPATVVAALLAASTADLTRRTAEANPAAGAALAPYSAWTAFATLLTGRIAQLNR; encoded by the coding sequence ATGAGACTCAGTACCGTTCTCGCGACCGCCGCTGCCACCACGACCACCGCGATCGTCGGATCGATCGCCTCCCAGGACACGGACTCCCGGTGGTACCGCAAGTTGCGCAAGCCCGGTTTCCAGCCTCCGGCCGCGGCGTTCCCGATCGTCTGGACGGCGCTGTATGCCGATATCGCTGTCACCTCGGCCGTCGCGATCGACGAGTACACCGACGCCGACGACTACGCGGGTCGTCGCAACTACATCGCGGCTCTGGCTACGAATCTCGTTCTCAACGCGTCGTGGTCGTGGGTGTTCTTCAAGTGGCATCGGTTGATGCCTGCCACTGTGGTCGCCGCCCTACTCGCCGCCAGTACCGCAGATCTGACCCGCCGGACGGCCGAGGCGAATCCGGCTGCGGGGGCCGCGCTGGCTCCGTACTCGGCGTGGACGGCGTTCGCTACGCTGCTGACCGGACGGATCGCGCAGCTCAACCGCTGA
- a CDS encoding carotenoid oxygenase family protein, with the protein MSYRPELGTTIVLVSRDGGDPATFEHDALFHFHVTNAHEAGDRTVVELVAHDPAGGWEG; encoded by the coding sequence TTGTCGTACCGACCGGAACTCGGCACCACCATCGTCCTGGTGTCGCGGGACGGTGGTGACCCGGCGACCTTCGAACACGACGCGCTGTTCCACTTTCACGTCACCAACGCCCACGAGGCCGGCGATCGCACCGTCGTCGAACTCGTCGCGCACGATCCGGCCGGCGGCTGGGAAGGGTAG